In Elusimicrobiota bacterium, one genomic interval encodes:
- a CDS encoding O-antigen ligase family protein encodes MLKKLIKYLPIIIFIVVVFLGGGKLLYQFSIISLLLLFSGLFLLVYKKNKFLNNIIYCNEVMLPLILIAIWALVTLFTTNCLYSTFKNVLQIAIYISFLTFALTFNSPKSTVKTLLFLNIIQSIIVISQNYFAKTPFGLFPDNPNMVSGFIASLTILSLTYILLHYETLEKNEKPLFFISSILGILAVFSGRSRSILIIFILIIFYLLWKRFGFKGLLASVLILFSLIILFNNTISKKYVKIGDPLAYYRHQLWFSAVKLTANNPVFGVGLGNYGKIFPKYNFPVENETIKYGKYTNFAHNEFLQIAAEMGIPGFLLIFWLTFVFFRALYKYDYLLLPALILAFQALFDMNLHLPANILLLILLFAIAQNKSGRIKALSVEKIKTYIIPLFIIMTVIYSALFLSDLNAKSKNYLAAIKLSPLNPENYHNLSISKNIDDPEKELLLKSAQFLDRENYIYSSELGYLYWHQAFKKRALIKSAIDEFNLSLQQNPFNAQTCFYLGKLFYDIKEYSRAKEYISKGKFLEPNL; translated from the coding sequence ATGCTAAAAAAACTAATTAAATATTTGCCAATAATTATTTTTATTGTTGTTGTATTCCTCGGCGGCGGGAAACTATTATACCAATTCAGTATAATTTCGTTATTATTACTATTTTCCGGTTTGTTTTTACTAGTTTATAAGAAAAATAAATTTCTAAATAACATCATTTATTGCAACGAAGTCATGCTTCCTTTAATTTTAATTGCTATTTGGGCTTTAGTAACCCTGTTTACAACAAACTGTTTATATTCAACATTTAAAAATGTACTACAAATTGCTATTTACATCTCTTTTTTAACGTTTGCTTTGACTTTTAACAGTCCTAAATCAACTGTAAAAACGCTCTTATTTTTAAACATTATCCAAAGTATTATTGTTATTTCACAAAATTATTTCGCAAAAACACCTTTCGGCTTATTTCCGGATAATCCAAACATGGTTTCGGGCTTTATAGCTTCTTTAACAATTCTTTCTCTAACTTACATACTTCTGCATTATGAAACCTTAGAGAAAAATGAAAAACCATTATTTTTCATCAGCTCAATACTGGGTATTTTGGCTGTTTTTTCGGGAAGATCGAGAAGTATACTGATTATTTTCATTCTGATTATATTTTATTTGCTTTGGAAAAGATTCGGGTTCAAAGGACTGCTTGCCAGTGTCCTAATTCTTTTTTCGTTAATAATCCTGTTTAATAACACGATATCGAAAAAATATGTAAAAATAGGTGATCCTCTGGCTTATTACAGGCACCAGTTGTGGTTTTCCGCAGTTAAACTGACAGCAAACAATCCGGTTTTTGGAGTAGGTTTGGGCAACTATGGGAAAATATTCCCAAAATACAATTTTCCTGTTGAAAACGAAACAATAAAATATGGAAAATATACTAATTTTGCGCATAATGAATTTCTTCAAATTGCCGCGGAAATGGGGATTCCCGGATTTCTTCTTATCTTCTGGCTTACATTTGTTTTTTTTAGAGCACTATACAAATATGACTATTTGCTCTTGCCAGCGCTAATTTTGGCATTTCAGGCCCTTTTTGACATGAATTTACACCTTCCTGCCAATATACTCCTATTAATCCTGTTATTCGCGATTGCCCAAAACAAGTCAGGCAGGATTAAGGCTTTATCTGTTGAAAAAATTAAAACCTATATTATTCCACTGTTTATTATAATGACCGTAATATATTCAGCCTTATTTCTATCAGATTTAAACGCTAAGTCTAAAAACTATCTGGCCGCTATCAAATTAAGCCCGCTAAACCCTGAAAACTACCATAATTTAAGTATTTCTAAAAATATCGATGACCCGGAAAAAGAGTTGCTGTTAAAAAGCGCCCAATTTCTTGACAGGGAAAACTACATTTATAGTTCTGAATTAGGTTATTTGTATTGGCACCAGGCATTTAAGAAGAGAGCTTTAATTAAGAGCGCTATTGATGAATTCAACCTGTCACTGCAACAAAACCCCTTTAACGCCCAGACCTGCTTTTACCTGGGAAAATTGTTTTATGACATCAAAGAATATTCAAGAGCTAAGGAATATATATCAAAAGGAAAGTTCCTGGAGCCTAATTTATGA